In Apostichopus japonicus isolate 1M-3 chromosome 5, ASM3797524v1, whole genome shotgun sequence, a single window of DNA contains:
- the LOC139967379 gene encoding threonine synthase-like 2 isoform X3 gives MRIKLKSTGVLWSVGGLGENMKFNSTRGKVKGCSFEEAIFSPGYQADGGLLLPDTIPKISKGTLQSWANFSFPDICKEVLSLFIEEDDIPRKDLNELIDKAFARIELPETVKMKTLTDGLHILEMFHGKTLAFKDLSTFVLGQLMSYFLRKRTKHITLLVGTSGDTGSSSIEAVRGVEGLDIVVVFPKGRISDIQERSMTTVNEKNVHVFGADGNSDDIDEPIRALSLDQEFRHRHNLGSMNSINIARVLCQAVSFFYSYLRMCPGCDGVIEVIAPTGAGGNVTGGVIASRMGLPVKIVCAVNENDIIHRTLSTGDFSKRETVKQTLSPAIDIQNPYNLERIFWLFSNDDCELIGHLFSQLESSGAVNIPEDLLQRSSKVVSSFGCDDAAVKATMQRCWKENKYLLCPHTAVGVACYYQKLTKMEGGNVTRRRDVGASPPMLYLGRDYLHRRRRRWHCMGVICGTGLCL, from the exons GGAGGTCTCGGTGAGAACATGAAGTTTAACAGTACAAGAGGAAAGGTGAAGGGTTGCTCCTTCGAGGAGGCCATTTTTTCACCGGGATATCAAGCTGATGGAGGACTGCTTCTGCCAGATACTATTCCGAAGATCTCCAAGGGAACACTCCAGTCTTGGGCAAACTTCTCTTTCCCAGACATCTGCAAAGAGGTACTGTCTTTATTCATCGAAGAGGATGATATTCCCCGCAAAGATTTGAATG AGTTGATTGACAAAGCTTTCGCTCGTATCGAACTCCCCGAGACAGTGAAGATGAAAACTCTAACAGATGGGCTTCATATTCTGGAGATGTTCCATGGCAAGACGCTAGCCTTTAAAGATCTATCTACCTTTGTTTTGGGGCAGCTGATGAGCTACTTTCTGCGGAAGAGAACAAAGCACATCACTTTACTCGTCG GCACCTCAGGGGACACAGGAAGTTCGTCGATCGAGGCTGTTAGAGGTGTAGAAGGGTTGGACATTGTGGTAGTCTTTCCCAAGGGTCGTATTTCAGACATACAGGAACGATCCATGACCACGGTCAATGAGAAGAATGTTCACGTTTTTGGAG CCGACGGGAACAGCGACGACATCGATGAACCTATCCGTGCGTTGAGTCTGGATCAAGAGTTCCGGCATCGACACAACCTAGGCAGCATGAACTCCATCAACATAGCTCGGGTGCTCTGTCAAGCCGTGTCATTCTTTTACTCATACCTCAGGATGTGCCCGGGTTGCGATGGTGTCATCGAAGTAATCGCACCCACGGGTGCCGGAGGAAATGTCACAG GTGGTGTGATAGCGAGCCGAATGGGTCTCCCGGTGAAAATAGTGTGTGCTGTCAACGAGAATGACATCATACATAGGACATTGTCGACGGGAGATTTCTCCAAACGGGAGACAGTGAAACAGACCCTGTCACCAGCTATTGATATTCAG AACCCTTATAATTTGGAGAGgatattttggttattttcGAATGATGACTGCGAGCTCATTGGTCATCTGTTCAGCCAATTGGAATCAAGTGGTGCTGTCAACATTCCAGAGGATCTGTTACAGAGG TCATCGAAAGTTGTTTCCTCTTTTGGATGTGACGATGCAGCAGTGAAGGCCACCATGCAGAGATGTTGGAAAGAGAACAAGTATTTACTTTGCCCTCACACCGCTGTTGGAGTAGCATGCTACTACCAGAAACTCACCAA aatggaaggaggaaacgTGACGAGACGTCGCGATGTCGGAGCATCACCTCCCATGTTGTACCTCGGTAGAGATTACTTACatcgacgacgacgacgatggcATTGCATGGGTGTTATCTGTGGTACAGGACTATGCCTATAA
- the LOC139967379 gene encoding threonine synthase-like 2 isoform X1, producing MRIKLKSTGVLWSVGGLGENMKFNSTRGKVKGCSFEEAIFSPGYQADGGLLLPDTIPKISKGTLQSWANFSFPDICKEVLSLFIEEDDIPRKDLNELIDKAFARIELPETVKMKTLTDGLHILEMFHGKTLAFKDLSTFVLGQLMSYFLRKRTKHITLLVGTSGDTGSSSIEAVRGVEGLDIVVVFPKGRISDIQERSMTTVNEKNVHVFGADGNSDDIDEPIRALSLDQEFRHRHNLGSMNSINIARVLCQAVSFFYSYLRMCPGCDGVIEVIAPTGAGGNVTGGVIASRMGLPVKIVCAVNENDIIHRTLSTGDFSKRETVKQTLSPAIDIQNPYNLERIFWLFSNDDCELIGHLFSQLESSGAVNIPEDLLQRSSKVVSSFGCDDAAVKATMQRCWKENKYLLCPHTAVGVACYYQKLTKTTPPMVPGNPSVVLATASPAKFPEAVQVAGLVPEVNTTVEKWLEMPTQAVTMEVSQDWVEILRRKVEDITSKLEGSPRVVD from the exons GGAGGTCTCGGTGAGAACATGAAGTTTAACAGTACAAGAGGAAAGGTGAAGGGTTGCTCCTTCGAGGAGGCCATTTTTTCACCGGGATATCAAGCTGATGGAGGACTGCTTCTGCCAGATACTATTCCGAAGATCTCCAAGGGAACACTCCAGTCTTGGGCAAACTTCTCTTTCCCAGACATCTGCAAAGAGGTACTGTCTTTATTCATCGAAGAGGATGATATTCCCCGCAAAGATTTGAATG AGTTGATTGACAAAGCTTTCGCTCGTATCGAACTCCCCGAGACAGTGAAGATGAAAACTCTAACAGATGGGCTTCATATTCTGGAGATGTTCCATGGCAAGACGCTAGCCTTTAAAGATCTATCTACCTTTGTTTTGGGGCAGCTGATGAGCTACTTTCTGCGGAAGAGAACAAAGCACATCACTTTACTCGTCG GCACCTCAGGGGACACAGGAAGTTCGTCGATCGAGGCTGTTAGAGGTGTAGAAGGGTTGGACATTGTGGTAGTCTTTCCCAAGGGTCGTATTTCAGACATACAGGAACGATCCATGACCACGGTCAATGAGAAGAATGTTCACGTTTTTGGAG CCGACGGGAACAGCGACGACATCGATGAACCTATCCGTGCGTTGAGTCTGGATCAAGAGTTCCGGCATCGACACAACCTAGGCAGCATGAACTCCATCAACATAGCTCGGGTGCTCTGTCAAGCCGTGTCATTCTTTTACTCATACCTCAGGATGTGCCCGGGTTGCGATGGTGTCATCGAAGTAATCGCACCCACGGGTGCCGGAGGAAATGTCACAG GTGGTGTGATAGCGAGCCGAATGGGTCTCCCGGTGAAAATAGTGTGTGCTGTCAACGAGAATGACATCATACATAGGACATTGTCGACGGGAGATTTCTCCAAACGGGAGACAGTGAAACAGACCCTGTCACCAGCTATTGATATTCAG AACCCTTATAATTTGGAGAGgatattttggttattttcGAATGATGACTGCGAGCTCATTGGTCATCTGTTCAGCCAATTGGAATCAAGTGGTGCTGTCAACATTCCAGAGGATCTGTTACAGAGG TCATCGAAAGTTGTTTCCTCTTTTGGATGTGACGATGCAGCAGTGAAGGCCACCATGCAGAGATGTTGGAAAGAGAACAAGTATTTACTTTGCCCTCACACCGCTGTTGGAGTAGCATGCTACTACCAGAAACTCACCAA AACCACTCCCCCGATGGTACCTGGCAATCCGTCCGTGGTACTGGCAACAGCATCACCGGCTAAATTCCCAGAGGCAGTACAAGTTGCAGGGTTAGTCCCAGAAGTGAATACCACAGTCGAAAAATGGCTGGAGATGCCGACCCAGGCGGTGACGATGGAAGTCTCACAAGACTGGGTGGAAATCTTACGACGGAAGGTGGAAGATATCACCAGTAAATTGGAAGGTAGCCCAAGAGTTGTAGACTGA
- the LOC139967379 gene encoding threonine synthase-like 2 isoform X2, which produces MKFNSTRGKVKGCSFEEAIFSPGYQADGGLLLPDTIPKISKGTLQSWANFSFPDICKEVLSLFIEEDDIPRKDLNELIDKAFARIELPETVKMKTLTDGLHILEMFHGKTLAFKDLSTFVLGQLMSYFLRKRTKHITLLVGTSGDTGSSSIEAVRGVEGLDIVVVFPKGRISDIQERSMTTVNEKNVHVFGADGNSDDIDEPIRALSLDQEFRHRHNLGSMNSINIARVLCQAVSFFYSYLRMCPGCDGVIEVIAPTGAGGNVTGGVIASRMGLPVKIVCAVNENDIIHRTLSTGDFSKRETVKQTLSPAIDIQNPYNLERIFWLFSNDDCELIGHLFSQLESSGAVNIPEDLLQRSSKVVSSFGCDDAAVKATMQRCWKENKYLLCPHTAVGVACYYQKLTKTTPPMVPGNPSVVLATASPAKFPEAVQVAGLVPEVNTTVEKWLEMPTQAVTMEVSQDWVEILRRKVEDITSKLEGSPRVVD; this is translated from the exons ATGAAGTTTAACAGTACAAGAGGAAAGGTGAAGGGTTGCTCCTTCGAGGAGGCCATTTTTTCACCGGGATATCAAGCTGATGGAGGACTGCTTCTGCCAGATACTATTCCGAAGATCTCCAAGGGAACACTCCAGTCTTGGGCAAACTTCTCTTTCCCAGACATCTGCAAAGAGGTACTGTCTTTATTCATCGAAGAGGATGATATTCCCCGCAAAGATTTGAATG AGTTGATTGACAAAGCTTTCGCTCGTATCGAACTCCCCGAGACAGTGAAGATGAAAACTCTAACAGATGGGCTTCATATTCTGGAGATGTTCCATGGCAAGACGCTAGCCTTTAAAGATCTATCTACCTTTGTTTTGGGGCAGCTGATGAGCTACTTTCTGCGGAAGAGAACAAAGCACATCACTTTACTCGTCG GCACCTCAGGGGACACAGGAAGTTCGTCGATCGAGGCTGTTAGAGGTGTAGAAGGGTTGGACATTGTGGTAGTCTTTCCCAAGGGTCGTATTTCAGACATACAGGAACGATCCATGACCACGGTCAATGAGAAGAATGTTCACGTTTTTGGAG CCGACGGGAACAGCGACGACATCGATGAACCTATCCGTGCGTTGAGTCTGGATCAAGAGTTCCGGCATCGACACAACCTAGGCAGCATGAACTCCATCAACATAGCTCGGGTGCTCTGTCAAGCCGTGTCATTCTTTTACTCATACCTCAGGATGTGCCCGGGTTGCGATGGTGTCATCGAAGTAATCGCACCCACGGGTGCCGGAGGAAATGTCACAG GTGGTGTGATAGCGAGCCGAATGGGTCTCCCGGTGAAAATAGTGTGTGCTGTCAACGAGAATGACATCATACATAGGACATTGTCGACGGGAGATTTCTCCAAACGGGAGACAGTGAAACAGACCCTGTCACCAGCTATTGATATTCAG AACCCTTATAATTTGGAGAGgatattttggttattttcGAATGATGACTGCGAGCTCATTGGTCATCTGTTCAGCCAATTGGAATCAAGTGGTGCTGTCAACATTCCAGAGGATCTGTTACAGAGG TCATCGAAAGTTGTTTCCTCTTTTGGATGTGACGATGCAGCAGTGAAGGCCACCATGCAGAGATGTTGGAAAGAGAACAAGTATTTACTTTGCCCTCACACCGCTGTTGGAGTAGCATGCTACTACCAGAAACTCACCAA AACCACTCCCCCGATGGTACCTGGCAATCCGTCCGTGGTACTGGCAACAGCATCACCGGCTAAATTCCCAGAGGCAGTACAAGTTGCAGGGTTAGTCCCAGAAGTGAATACCACAGTCGAAAAATGGCTGGAGATGCCGACCCAGGCGGTGACGATGGAAGTCTCACAAGACTGGGTGGAAATCTTACGACGGAAGGTGGAAGATATCACCAGTAAATTGGAAGGTAGCCCAAGAGTTGTAGACTGA
- the LOC139967379 gene encoding threonine synthase-like 2 isoform X4 gives MRIKLKSTGVLWSVGGLGENMKFNSTRGKVKGCSFEEAIFSPGYQADGGLLLPDTIPKISKGTLQSWANFSFPDICKEVLSLFIEEDDIPRKDLNELIDKAFARIELPETVKMKTLTDGLHILEMFHGKTLAFKDLSTFVLGQLMSYFLRKRTKHITLLVGTSGDTGSSSIEAVRGVEGLDIVVVFPKGRISDIQERSMTTVNEKNVHVFGADGNSDDIDEPIRALSLDQEFRHRHNLGSMNSINIARVLCQAVSFFYSYLRMCPGCDGVIEVIAPTGAGGNVTGGVIASRMGLPVKIVCAVNENDIIHRTLSTGDFSKRETVKQTLSPAIDIQNPYNLERIFWLFSNDDCELIGHLFSQLESSGAVNIPEDLLQRNHSPDGTWQSVRGTGNSITG, from the exons GGAGGTCTCGGTGAGAACATGAAGTTTAACAGTACAAGAGGAAAGGTGAAGGGTTGCTCCTTCGAGGAGGCCATTTTTTCACCGGGATATCAAGCTGATGGAGGACTGCTTCTGCCAGATACTATTCCGAAGATCTCCAAGGGAACACTCCAGTCTTGGGCAAACTTCTCTTTCCCAGACATCTGCAAAGAGGTACTGTCTTTATTCATCGAAGAGGATGATATTCCCCGCAAAGATTTGAATG AGTTGATTGACAAAGCTTTCGCTCGTATCGAACTCCCCGAGACAGTGAAGATGAAAACTCTAACAGATGGGCTTCATATTCTGGAGATGTTCCATGGCAAGACGCTAGCCTTTAAAGATCTATCTACCTTTGTTTTGGGGCAGCTGATGAGCTACTTTCTGCGGAAGAGAACAAAGCACATCACTTTACTCGTCG GCACCTCAGGGGACACAGGAAGTTCGTCGATCGAGGCTGTTAGAGGTGTAGAAGGGTTGGACATTGTGGTAGTCTTTCCCAAGGGTCGTATTTCAGACATACAGGAACGATCCATGACCACGGTCAATGAGAAGAATGTTCACGTTTTTGGAG CCGACGGGAACAGCGACGACATCGATGAACCTATCCGTGCGTTGAGTCTGGATCAAGAGTTCCGGCATCGACACAACCTAGGCAGCATGAACTCCATCAACATAGCTCGGGTGCTCTGTCAAGCCGTGTCATTCTTTTACTCATACCTCAGGATGTGCCCGGGTTGCGATGGTGTCATCGAAGTAATCGCACCCACGGGTGCCGGAGGAAATGTCACAG GTGGTGTGATAGCGAGCCGAATGGGTCTCCCGGTGAAAATAGTGTGTGCTGTCAACGAGAATGACATCATACATAGGACATTGTCGACGGGAGATTTCTCCAAACGGGAGACAGTGAAACAGACCCTGTCACCAGCTATTGATATTCAG AACCCTTATAATTTGGAGAGgatattttggttattttcGAATGATGACTGCGAGCTCATTGGTCATCTGTTCAGCCAATTGGAATCAAGTGGTGCTGTCAACATTCCAGAGGATCTGTTACAGAGG AACCACTCCCCCGATGGTACCTGGCAATCCGTCCGTGGTACTGGCAACAGCATCACCGGCTAA